AACGCATTCGACACCAATTACAATATCTTCGGAATAAGAAGCAATCAGTTCAAGGAATAACTCTGGATCAGTCTTGATGTTCTTGTGAACTTTAACCTCTCCGGTATTATTGAGGATGCAGACATACATTTTCCTAGCATGTAAATCGATTCCGCAATAATATTTGTGCTGTTTGGTATAAAATTTCATGACTTGGCCTCCTTTGGGTGATAGGTTTAATGGTGGTGGGGACTTCCATTAAACTTACTTCATCTGAAGGAAGGCCATAACTAGTATCAAAAGCATGCGCCAGACGGCAAACAGCGCTGCGTCGCTGTCGCGGCAAGTTTGGGTGGGCCGCTGGTGATGCAGGTCTTTATGCTAAAAAGATACAAATGGCACTAAGTGAGTGGCAATATAACGAGCTACAGCAAGTTGGGGTGAACTATTCCAACTTCGAAGAAGTGGCCAGGTATGATGCCCGCATGCAGAAATTACGGGACATCAAGTCAGAGATCCTCAAACTCGTCGCAGTTACAGGCCCAACAGCAGAATCCACAGTGCTCGAAATAGGTATTGGAACTGGAGAATTTGCGATAGCTGTCTCGAAATTGGCAAAAAAAGTTGTAGCGGTGGATGTTTCTATGGCCATGCTTGATTATGCTAAGAAAAAAGCTGCCGAAAAAAACATTCATAATATTGAATTTCATCATTCCGGATTTCTCACATTCAATGACTCACCAGAACAATTCGACATCATCTATACCCAACTAGCTCTTCATCACCTCCCGGACTTCTGGAAGTTCATCGCCCTCAAAAAAATAAATACCCTCCTGAAAAAAGGTGGAAAGTTTTTCTTAAAAGACGTCGTCTATCCATCGAACATCCAGAATTATGATATTTTTTTTGCAGAGATCATTAAAGCTGTTAAAGATTCCGGAGCGGCAGAGTTCATGGAGGAATATATCGTTCATATCAGAGACGAGTTTTCCACGCTGGATTGGATCATGGAAGATATCTTAACAAAATCAGGTTTTGCCATCCTAAGAGCAGATGTAGAAAATAGTATTATTTATAACTATTTATGTGAAAAAGCATAACAATTTAGTACAGTGGACGCGAAGAGGTTCGGTGGCCTTGTCGGGCATGCACCGGGGGAATTAACCGGGACAGATCTATTTTTCAAGGCGGTCGAAGATTTATTTCTTTAACCGCCTTTTCTCTTTGGGGAGTCCTAGAGCAGGAACAAATCCGGTCAGGATTTCATGGCAACACCGTTTTCCTGCAGGAATGCTTTTGTTTTGCTACAGATGGGTGCTGAAGTCTGAAGGACTACCTGTGCATCAGGCAATTGCGCACTGATCTTTTGAATTTTTTCGAGAATTTTTCTGCCGTCGGCCATGATAATCCGGCTTTTCCGGTGAATCACTATGGCAAAATTTCCAGGAGTTGTTTCTTGAATGACTGTTCTTGGCGGCAAGCCGAATTTGGCGGGATCAATCACTGGATGCCATAGTCCTTCATTTTATACAGCAGGGCAGGGATGCTGATTTCCAGGAGTGCCGCGGCTCTGGTGCGATTATTCTTGGTTTCTGCAAGGGCACTCTTGATCAGGTCCGCCTCAAAATATTTTTTGTTTTCCTTGATTGACAGGCTTTCACCCGGAAAACCCGGGGCCTTCCTGCCTTTTTCCCGCTGCAGCTCGCAGGACAGATTTTCCCGTGTCAAAATATTCGTATTCGCCAGAGCCATGCTTCTTTCAATAATATTTTCAAGCTCCCGGACATTTCCGGGCCAGGAATATTCCATCAGCGCCTGAAGAAAATCTGCATCAACCCGTTCAATCTGCGCGGACAGACGTTCGTTGTATTTCTTGATAAAATGCTCGATGAGCAGCGGGATATCCTCCCTTCTGTTGCGCAGGGGCGGCACATCAATGGTGAGAACATTTATCCGGTAAAAAAGATCCTCGCGGAACCTGCCATTATCAACCTCGTCCCGAAGATTTTTGGCGGTTGCAGCAATAATCCGCACATCAACGGTGATCTGTTTTGAGCCCCCCAGAGGACGGATTTCCTCTTCCTGCAAGGCCCGCAGCAGCTTGACCTGCAGCGGCATGGAGAGCTCACCGATCTCGTCGAGAAAAAGAGTGCCGCCGTCCGCCTCCTCAAAAAGACCTTTCTTGCTGCGGTAGGCATCGGTGAATGCGCCTTTTTCATGCCCGAACAGCTCGCTTTCCAGCAGGGTCTCGGGAATGCCGCCGCAGTTGATGCTGACCAGGGGCATATTCCGTCGATTGCTGTTGTAATGAATGGCCTTGGCAATCAACTCCTTGCCGGTGCCTGAATCCCCGGTGATCAGGACGGTGGTCTTATAATCAGCAATTTTAGCGATAATATCAAAAATCGCTTTCATCTTCTGGCTCTTGGCAACGATATTTGAAAAAGTGTATTGGTGTTCGATTTCCTTACGGAGCAGAGTATTTTCCCGCTGGAGACGATCGCGCTCCTCGATTTTCTTCAAGGTGAAAAGGATCTGATCTTCCGATTGAAACGGTTTTGCGATGAAATCACTGGCGCCGGCTTTAATCGCCTCGACGACATTATCCATTTCCGCGTAGGCCGACACCACGGTGACGCTTACGTCTATACCTTTCTCTCGGAGTTTTTTGAG
The window above is part of the Pseudomonadota bacterium genome. Proteins encoded here:
- a CDS encoding IS110 family transposase; the protein is MKFYTKQHKYYCGIDLHARKMYVCILNNTGEVKVHKNIKTDPELFLELIASYSEDIVIGVECV
- a CDS encoding class I SAM-dependent methyltransferase, coding for MALSEWQYNELQQVGVNYSNFEEVARYDARMQKLRDIKSEILKLVAVTGPTAESTVLEIGIGTGEFAIAVSKLAKKVVAVDVSMAMLDYAKKKAAEKNIHNIEFHHSGFLTFNDSPEQFDIIYTQLALHHLPDFWKFIALKKINTLLKKGGKFFLKDVVYPSNIQNYDIFFAEIIKAVKDSGAAEFMEEYIVHIRDEFSTLDWIMEDILTKSGFAILRADVENSIIYNYLCEKA
- a CDS encoding sigma-54 dependent transcriptional regulator, encoding MSTKKNRILIVDDDSVIREILKGILSSNGYVVDEAENGLKALSMVESNIYDHVVTDVSMPEMDGLTFLKKLREKGIDVSVTVVSAYAEMDNVVEAIKAGASDFIAKPFQSEDQILFTLKKIEERDRLQRENTLLRKEIEHQYTFSNIVAKSQKMKAIFDIIAKIADYKTTVLITGDSGTGKELIAKAIHYNSNRRNMPLVSINCGGIPETLLESELFGHEKGAFTDAYRSKKGLFEEADGGTLFLDEIGELSMPLQVKLLRALQEEEIRPLGGSKQITVDVRIIAATAKNLRDEVDNGRFREDLFYRINVLTIDVPPLRNRREDIPLLIEHFIKKYNERLSAQIERVDADFLQALMEYSWPGNVRELENIIERSMALANTNILTRENLSCELQREKGRKAPGFPGESLSIKENKKYFEADLIKSALAETKNNRTRAAALLEISIPALLYKMKDYGIQ